The DNA region AATTCTAATGATGAAAAACAATATTTTTTATATAAATGACATAACTCTGAGGATTTCTCTCTAAATCTAATAATAAAACCGCTATAAACAGTATCCTCAAAGTCATCATTTACAAGACACGGCTGACCGACTCCCTCTCTTTTTACTGATGAGCGAACAAATAAAACATCTCCTTTTTTGATTTTGTATTGTTCTACTTGCTTTGAGCTTATCTGCACTCGTTCAAGAGGTATTTTTTGATTTCGCTTTTCCCAAATATATCCATTAAGTTTACAAATTCCACTCCATCTCCAAATGATGATTTATCTGCGTTAAAACCATTTTTGAATTCACCCAGTTCATCAAGTCTTTTTTCTTCCCAATCAGGAAACTCAGATCCGATCGCCCCCTTAAACCGAATCTCTAGAGAAAAGATTTTGTGCATTACGCCGCGTTTGTAGGTTTGTAAGAGTTCCTGTTTGCGGCGGAGTTGGGCTAGACGGCGATCGACAGCCCCCAAAAACTAGCAATCTTTTCTTGTTCAGCGATCTTTGGAAGAGTAATTTCTAACCCAGCAAAATTCTGCTGTCCTAGTGTCTTATTTCTCCCTGCTCCCCCTGGAGATGCTAATTCAAGTAAGTATTTTCCACGTTCTCTTAAAAAGAAAAGTATTACAAATTTAAGACTAGCCCTATTTTGTTTAGGTAAAAACATCAAAAAAACGATGAGAAGCAATAAACCCATTTTCATCACTACTTGTCAGAGCGACAGCTTGCTCCCAAGCAAAAACAATATTGACAACAAATGCGTTTGGATGAACCCAATAAACTCTTTTATTCCTAATTCTCTGCCAGTTACAGCTTCTTTATGAAAGATCCCTTTTCCACGTGATCGTATTCCAATCTGTTTGTAGTTTGCCATGCAAAATCATATTCATNNNNNNNNNNNNNNNNNNNNNNNNNNNNNNNNNNNNNNNNNNNNNNNNNNNNNNNNNNNNNNNNNNNNNNNNNNNNNNNNNNNNNNNNNNNNNNNNNNNNAATGCCATCCTCCGCTAACACTCCATTGGCATAAATATACTGCCGCTCAGAGAGGTACTTATAAAAATAAACCCTAAGCAATAATCCCGAAACTCATCAGCATTCATCTTGCCCCGAAGCGAGTCGGCAATATTCCAAAGCTGGGTTCTAGCTTTTCTTGTGTCCATTTTGTCCGTTCAGTCCGTTCGTCATTTATCTCTCGTACTGGGCGATCGCTAGCACCCCCAAGAAGCGCTGTCCAAGCAAGGTATAGAATAACACACAAACCGTTAGCACCTAATGATACTCCTCTGGCTCCCACCTTTCCTCTGACGGTTGACGAATCAACTCAGCGCTAAGCCATAGGCGGACGGGCGGCGTGCTCATCTCTACGAGGTAAATTCTACAAACCTGTTTACCAATGCCTGTGAGTAGTTTCAAACGATGGCTGCGATCACAGCAGCTTTGGCATTTCTAGGNNNNNNNNNNNNNNNNNNNNNNNNNNNNNNNNNNNNNNNNNNNNNNNNNNNNNNNNNNNNNNNNNNNNNNNNNNNNNNNNNNNNNNNNNNNNNNNNNNNNCACCACTGGCAAACTGCCCAATCAAATACTCATAGGCATCCCCCACGCACATCGCTCTCGGTGTCTCCCAACCGAAAATCAATCTTATCCAGATGCACTAAAATCTTGGCAATTAAAGCATTTTTCGCCTTCGGAGTCCGCCCCAACTTTGTCGAATTCAGATCCAGATCCTCAAACAAATGATCAAAATCTTCCTCACTTTCCTTGCCCATTGTGGAGCGTTCAATGTTGTTTAAAACATCCGTCAAATCCCCTAAAATAAAAATTGAACTCTTTTTCTAACTCCTCATCACTAATCTCATCCTTATCCGCCTGATTGCCTAATGCCCGTTTAGCCAGAGAACTAAACAACTCAGATGGCTTCAAAAAATAACCCAACTCGGCAATAGATTCCAGAGGGTTTCCCAGTGGAAGCAAAAGCGTTTAAACAATTGGCGAATTTAGCTCAAGTTAGCCATCCCAAAGGTGGTTGTGTTTGCTGCGCGATCGCGACTCNNNNNNNNNNNNNNNNNNNNNNNNNNNNNNNNNNNNNNNNNNNNNNNNNNNNNNNNNNNNNNNNNNNNNNNNNNNNNNNNNNNNNNNNNNNNNNNNNNNNTCGCACCCAGCCGGAAATTTGGCAATTTTATCTTGTTTGAACTGCGGTTAAAATCTTCATTCCGATCGCTACAACTTAATATTTGCCTTTGGTATTCAATGCCTATGCTACAGGAGTTTCTGTGGAGTTACTCTACGATTGGATTAAACTGGCAGGCATCAGCCGAGGGCACAATAGCTATCCCAAAAAGCAAAAGGAGGAATGTTTATCTCTATATGTTAAAGGTGCTTCCTGTGGAGAAATCGAAGCTCTCACTGGAATTTCAAGGGCTACAGTTGGAGATTGGGTCAAACAGGCTAATTTAGGAAGAAAGCCGTGTAAAGGAGGGCGACCGCCTAAGTATTCGCCCGACGTAAAGCAGGCGTGTTTGGAATTGTTTGCTCAGGGTAAAAGTGTTTCACAAATTGAAGAAAACTAAACATTTCACCACTTACAATTCGTCGGTGGAGGCGAGAGGCTGAACGCTTGGCACAAAGCTCTCCAAACTGTCCTGTGCTTGACGGCGATGACAAAGACCTCTAAAGAGACCGGACTCTATCAAAATAACGTGAGCTGCACCCATACCGATTAGGGTGCGGCTGCGGACTTTGGCGTGGGTTTTTACCCATTTTATGGGTGGCGAGCTCCCGTCAACAATGCTGGATGTGGTGGGGTCAACTGTTTGGCAAGTGAAAAGCGCGGAGCGTTTTTGGTATGGGGGCGATCGCTGTGTTTCTAGCGATCGTTCTAATGTTGGTTATACTCTCGACTATAGTCCTACTACCGCGCGATCGCACACTACTTAAAACATAGAATCAAGCATTTCAGAATATCGCGCTAGTCACGCCCTCGGTTTTAAGTAACTTATGTATGTAACTATTGACAGCTACCTAGAGAGAAGCTCATGATAAGTTACCTAAAGTTATATGTAACTAGCGATGAGTAAATTGGCAAGGGTGAAATATGGGACGGCTCAACTCCCATCTGGCAAAAAGATAGAGGTGGGTTTTAGGCAGTGGTATGAATGGCTAGAGCATCCAGAGACTAAATCCTTCAGGGTTGATGATGGCGAGGGTTACACAGCCAGAAAAGAAACAGAAGGAGGCTACTGGTACGCCTACCGCAAAGTTGAGGGAAAGTTACATAAGCGTTACATAGGATTGTCTAAGGCTCTGACTTTGCGGCGACTGGCTGAAGTTGGGGCATTATTCGATATCCCTAGTCAACCTAAGTTACCTAAGCCTATGGGTAACTCAAAGGTCAGTGAAGACCTTCGACCCTGGCTCAATGAAAAGATTTGTTTTCAAGACAGTGCCATAAAATTCTCTCCTCCTCCACGAGAAAAAGATGAAGAGTTAGATTCCTCAAAAGACAAGAATGAAGCTGTCGCCAATACTGAGCCAATTGNNNNNNNNNNNNNNNNNNNNNNNNNNNNNNNNNNNNNNNNNNNNNNNNNNNNNNNNNNNNNNNNNNNNNNNNNNNNNNNNNNNNNNNNNNNNNNNNNNNNAAACCAGCACTCATACATCTCTCTAAAATTCTGATAGTCGTCTTGTTTGGCAGGCGTTGAGGAAAACAACGCCTCACAGCCAAGAATTGACTTTTCAATTAATACTAATGAAAAAACCCAACACGGAGTTCCCCAGGAGCTCCTTTTTTTTTGGTTCGTTTCCAGAGCAGAGCGAAGTGAGAGCTTGTCCCCCAACAAATCAGCAAAGAGGCTTTGACATGGCAAAAAAAAGGATACAAGAGTCAGAGAAATCAGCCAGAAATATATGAAGAAGTCAAAAAAACCAGTTTCTCTTGGCTTAAACCCCGACGGCTAAAAGACATACTCCGCAGTTTGGCCACCGCTCAGGGAATATCTCAATCTGAATTTATTGAGCGCCTTATGAGAGAGATAAAGAGTGCTAATAGCAGAACTAATTGTTCTATTTATCCTCAAGAATGCCAAGCCAAGTTAACTAATCTACCTGCATTTGTGCAGGATTAATTCAAATAAATTCTGCACAACTAATTGCTAGAATAAGCTCAGAGTTTAGTGATTATTATGAAGCAAAAAGTTATTAGGATACGCGAGAGTATCAACCCGCGAACAAGCTGAGGACAGCCATGCTTTAGAGCAGCAAATGGATCGCTTAGTAAAAGCAGGGGTCGATCTGGTTTACCACGACGTTGAATCAGGAGCCNNNNNNNNNNNNNNNNNNNNNNNNNNNNNNNNNNNNNNNNNNNNNNNNNNNNNNNNNNNNNNNNNNNNNNNNNNNNNNNNNNNNNNNNNNNNNNNNNNNNACCTAAGAGCCGGTCTTCTGTGACACCTAAAGGAATTTGTACGAAGGGTGCGGGAATGATTTTGGTTGCTAATTCTTCTCCTTCCCTTGGTTGCTGACAGTGATTCTTGGTTGATATTTGTATTTGCGCTAGAGGTAGCCAAAGAAAGCAATTCNNNNNNNNNNNNNNNNNNNNNNNNNNNNNNNNNNNNNNNNNNNNNNNNNNNNNNNNNNNNNNNNNNNNNNNNNNNNNNNNNNNNNNNNNNNNNNNNNNNNGTTAAACTGAAACTTCTGGATCAGGGAGAAGTGGATCTCAGCACCGCCTCTGGGGAACTCAGTGCTGACCTACAGGCTCTCTTTGCAGCCCACGAACGTCGCCAGCTTCGAGAGCGGATCAAGCGCGGTCATGAATACCGCCGAGTAAAAAAGTTGCTTGGACAAGAGCGCCTTGGGGATATTTCATTGAGGAGGATAAATATGTCTTAGATAAACGACCTGCGATCTGCCTGTTAGCAGAACGTCCTGAAAACTATTTAGAATTGTATCTTGAACCCAACTTTTCACCACAACTCCCTGGCATTAGTAAAGCTGAAATTGCCAGAGAAGCCATTGATTATTTGCTGAAAATTAGGAAACCGCGAAAGGTTCTAGCTTTCTTGTATGAAAAGTACGGGGTGGAACGCAAACGAGATACCAACTTGGTTTTGAGTCCAGAGTTACTTTTTTGGAGTGCAGCTCAAAACTTCGCTGATGATTGGTTAACCAATCCAATTTTGCGAGGTCATACGAGTTACTGCAAAACAAATATATCCAGCAAGGGATCTACCAAGAAAAAACCTGAAGAATGGCAATTACACCTTAATACCCATCCCACTGAGCGGTTAATTACTGATGAAGAATTTGTCGAACTTCAAACCCTCCAACAATTCAATGCCAAGAAAGTAGCAACTTCCGGTAAGACTTGTTACTTAACCGGATTAGTTATTTGCGCTCGCTGCGGCTATAAATGCGTGTTAAAGCGCAGCGCTCAATATCAATATTACGGGTGCAGGCAATCGGGAACTGGTTGCCAAAACCGCTCTTGCATTCGCCTTGAAAAAATTGATCAAGCCATTATTAGTCAATTATTTCTCAAAGCCACGTCCTTGGAATCGGCACAGGAGGAACAGGAAGTTTCTTTCCAATGCCCTCCAGAAGTAATCAAGTTAAAACAGCAACTAGAAGGGTGGATGAACTGCTTAAAATTGCGCCGTCTGATTTACTTCAGCAAGCCAGAACTAAATTCCTCAAGCAAATTGAAGAAAAAAGCGCCCCCGAAGGAGTAGAAAGTTTTGTGATGGCTACGGCACAGGAAATTATCTCTCATCCTCAAGCAAAAAAGCTTACCTTCTGGTACACCTTAACTCAAGATGAGCGCGACATCCTTTATGAAAAGCTGATCGAGAGAGTCAAGGTAGATGAAGGCAAAGTGATTTCAGTGGAACTGAAAATTTAGAGCGTCAAGGAATATTCTTAGGAGAAAGTATGAATTTTCTCAATCAACCCTCAAAACTTTTCAAGAAGCCGTAGACCGATTCCTGAGCGCTGAAGCAGAAGTTCTTAAAACTTGGCAAGGTTATTGTCATTGTCCAGATCCAGGGCTCCAGGTTAAGTGCCAAAAATGTCCATACTTTATAGAACTGGTGTTAGAAATTCAAAAAAAGCTTCAGCCTGAGCCTGAGAAAGTTTTTCCGAGAATACTGCCGCTGGAACTGGAACAACCTTATTCAGAAGAGTTGCTACAGCAATGTTTAGAACTATATGGTCAGAAATACTCTTTCGCACAAATTCAGCGCCTTACTGGAATTACTAACCGCGAAGTCTTGAGAGATTGGCTAAATAGCAACGGTTTGCTACAAGAAGTCAAGTGACTATTCTCAAGCGGAAAGGCAGCCCTATTTAGCGCTTTACAAAGAAGGTTTGACTCCAAAACAAATCGAGGATGCTACAGGAGTTTCTGTGGAGTTACTCTACGATTGGATTAAACTGGCAGGCATCAGCCGAGGGCACAATAGCTATCCCAAAAAGCAAAAGGAGGAATGTTTATCTCTATATGTTAAAGGTGCTTCCTGTGGAGAAATCGAAGCTCTCACTGGAATTTCAAGGGCTACAGTTGGAGATTGGGTCAAACAGGCTAATTTAGGAAGAAAGCCGTGTAAAGGAGGGCGACCGCCTAAGTATTCGCCCGACGTAAAGCAGGCGTGTTTGGAATTGTTTGCTCAGGGTAAAAGTGTTTCACAAATTGAAGAAAAACTAAACATTTCACCACTTACAATTCGTCGGTGGAGGCGAGAGGCTGAACGCTTGGCACAAAGCTCTCCAAACTGTCCTGTGCTTGACGGCGATGACAAAGACCTCTAAAGAGACCGGACTCTATCAAAATAACGTGAGCTGCACCCATACCGATTAGGGTGCGGCTGCGGACTTTGGCGTGGGTTTTTACCCATTTTATAGGTGGCGAGCTCCCGTCAACAATGCTGGATGTGGTGGGGTCAACTGTTTGGCAAGTGAAAAGCGCGGAGCGTTTTTGGTATGGGGGCGATCGCTGTGTTTCTAGCGATCGTTCTAATGTTGGTTATACTCTCGACTATAGTCCTACTACCGCGCGATCGCACACTACTTAAAACATAGAATCAAGCATTTCAGAAATATCGCGCTAGTCACGCCCTCGGTTTAAGTAACTTATGTATGTAACTATTGACAGCTACCTAGAGAGAAGCTCATGATAAGTTACCTAAAGTTATATGTAACTAGCGATGAGTAAATTGGCAAGGGTGAAATATGGGACGGCTCAACTCCCATCTGGCAAAAAGATAGAGGTGGGTTTTAGGCAGTGGTATGAATGGCTAGAGCATCCAGAGACTAAATCCTTCAGGGTTGATGATGGCGAGGGTTACACAGCCAGAAAAGAAACAGAAGGAGGCTACTGGTACGCCTACCGCAAAGTTGAGGGAAAGTTACATAAGCGTTACATAGGATTGTCTAAGGCTCTGACTTTGCGGCGACTGGCTGAAGTTGGGGCATTATTCGATATCCCTAGTCAACCTAAGTTACCTAAGCCTATGGGTAACTCAAAGGTCAGTGAAGAGTTACATAATGAACTAGGTAACTTACAAACAGTTAACTAGGGTTACAGAAGGAAATTACCCAACTAAAAGCAGAACTAGCAGAGGCGCGATCGCAACTTCCCTCCCAGACCGCGCAAGATTCCACATTTTGGGACTTTCCAGACGCGGCGGACTTGCTCAACCAGCTCAAGGCTAAGCGTAAAAAATCAAAAACTGATTTACAAGATGTGGAAGCAATCTTAGAACTGTTGCCAGAGATGCCACAACAATCACAGCCACAGCTACCCGATTTGTATGCAGCGAGGGATAAGCTTTTTGAGATGCCATCCTTGGGCGGCTGGAAGTTTGAGAAAGGTGAGAAGCGCGATCGCTTCTATGCTTTTGCCTCTGCTCTGATTGAAGAGGCCTCAAAACTTGACCAAAATTACACCATAATCCAGCGCTTACAATCTGACCTCAAGCAAGCAACCGAACGGTGCGACGGATACGGCAACCAGTTGAGAGAAAAGACAGAAACCATTCGCAAGCTTACGGCAAAGCTAGGGCAACGTCCGTTTTAGGTATTGAGCCGATATCTGTGTAAAAAGTGCAATATAAACTACCATTACCAACTTTCTTGCTTTGGCTGCTGTTGTATGCGATCGCTAACTCCAACTTCCAACAGTTCTCATTTCAGTCTTGACAAAAACCATAAAAACCATAAATTGGTCATTTTACCCCCCTATAACGTCTATTTGACATGGCTTGCTATGCGACTACCACACTAACTACGAGGATTTAGGAGGTGTCGGAGTACAAAAAAGCAATTAAAAGTCAGCGAAAGTTAATTTAACTTAATTAAAATTTGTGAAAATTGGAGGATAATTTAGGATTTTTGAGGGACAAGTAGGAGATATTAGGAAATAAGAGGGAATAAGAGGAAATAGAAGGGTTAAAATATAAAGCTTTTTGTGGCTTCCACTAACTATCGGGGTGCGTTCCTTCTCACAAAAAGTTGCACCCCTGTGTGGAAGATGCAACTTAGGCTTATTGCTGGTAGGTATTACCTCTTAGAACCTGACCTTTGTCGCAGTCGTAACATCAGCGGGGTTAGTACCCGAATCAGCGAGGCAACAGAGCAGATGAAGATAGCGAACGATCGCTCTGCATGAACATTCTGGCAGCCCGAAAAAATTACTCTTCCAGTTCGCTTTTTTTGTACAAAAGTGCGGTAGCACTGCCTTCAATAAAACCAAACAAACTGAACTGCAACTCTTCCTAGAAAACGGCTATCGCCTTTGTTCCGATACATTAATATGAAATAGCTGAATGGCTATCACAAAGCGGCAATTAAAAAAGCAGCCTTAACAGCTTTTCAATTAGTTCGGCTTGCTCAAGTGTGAAAGTACAGCTTGCTATAAATGACACGAGTTACAGCTTGTATCTGCCAGGGTAAAAGGTAACTTTCCTTGCATCTTTTTCAACATTATGGGATATTGAATTGAAAAAACTAATTCAAATAGAAACTTATGGCAACTGAGCAAGAGCTTCAATCTCTTTTTAATGCCTTGGATCGCGATCAAGATGGCAAAGTATCGAGTAATGAGCTTTTTTTAAGTCCTGGGTTAAATGCAGTCATTTTAGCAGAAACAGGTACTAGCCCTGCGGAACTGCTAGCGACGTCTCGAGATGAAGAGGGTAATATTACCTTTGAAGCCTTGAAACAAGCTGTTAAGAAAGCAGGGAATTTAGAATAAGCGCGATCGCCCAGCCAGCAGCGATTGAAATAAAATCATTTATCCAAGTGGATGAGTGTCTTCCCCTGGTAATAGTTGCAGTAGTTATAGGGCAAAAAGCGATCGCTGACTACCAAGGATAAGAACTTGCTTCTTATCCTTTCGTCTGGCAGGGATTTAAGCCCCAGTTGACATTAGAGTTGTTATGTAGTGTTCATGATTTTTAGATTTCCTGATGTAGATAATGAAATGCCTGTCGCACTCTTACCCCCTGAGCCACTGTCACAACCCTACCCTAGTCAAGAAGTACCCGGATAGGCGGATGACTGCGAGAAAAACGCGATGCACGGCGATGAAAAATTCATGCTCGGCAACGGGGATGAGTATCTGGGGTTTTTGAGCGTTCTGGAGCAAAAGCGGTTAAGTTTTCCAGTGAACAACCTCAAAGGGCGCGTCAGATTCACTGAGGAATAGCAGACCTTGGGAAGCTTCTTTGAGTTGGGCGGCGATAGGGTCAGTCATGATTTCAGCGTTTATCTAACTTTTTTAGCTTAATCCCTTTGCCTGCAAGTGATACCTGAAGCTGGCGGAACCAACCATTACCAGGTAAGGATTATAGCCGTTTACATTTATCAGACCACGCCCTTGATCTAGCTTTACCTCAACCCTCGCCATCTCCCAAAGTCACTTGTCTAACTGACCACTATTAAATTACTACTAATAACCAAAAACTACAGGTTTTAAACAACTCTCTTGTAGACGCATACATAAAGTGGTAACTACTCACCCCCGTCTTAAGGTAGTCAGGAAATACTGAAATCAATAGAGTTCAGTTATTCCACAAAGAAAAATGAAACTTACAGGCGCTACCAATAATACCTTCTCTTCGGTTGTTAATTCTGTTAAATCCATTGCTACTAAACTACCACTTAAAGTTGTTGTCGCTTCAGCTTTATTAATCGGCTTTACTGGAAGTATGGCGATGGATTCCTTCGTACTTACTGCACCAAGTTATGCAAAAACTGTGGAACCCGTGAAGGCTCAGAGCGCAGTTAGATTTAAGGATGCTAACTTTGAAGCTAGGCTTAGACAGCAGATAGGGATTCCCAATAGCACGCCACTAACGTTAAATGTTCTGCAAGGGGTAAAATTTTAAAATTTTGGTCACTCAAAAAAAGTAATTTCATTAGAGGGAATTCAAGCACTTCGTAATCTGACTTCTCTGGACTTGCGTGACAACCAAATCAGTGATTTGAAACCATTAGCGGCGTTGACTAATCTTACTAGGCTGAACTTGGATAGCAACAAAATCAGTGATTTGAAACCACTGGCGGGTTTGACTAATCTTACTAGGCTGGACTTGTATGACAACAAAATTAGCGATGTCAAACCACTGGCGGGGTTGACTAAATTAACTTGGCTGTTATTGAATGAAAACGAAATCAGTGATGTTCAACCACTAAGAGGTTTGATTAATTTGAATTTTCTGGGCTTGCGTGCCAACAAAATCAGTGATGTCAAACCACTGGCGGGTTTGACTAAATTAACTTGGATGGAGTTGAGTGGCAATCCAATTAATAACTGTCAATCATTACCGGGACTTAAACAAAAAGTCAGTCAGGATTATGATATAATCCATTGTAGATAAAGCTTTCACGTCGAGAAACAGGTGATGAAGGAAACCGCTCCCATAGCCATACCCCATGCTTCGATAAATGGTGTTGTCGTTTCGACGATATTTTTACAACCAAGTAAACGTACCCTGAAAAATTCGACCCGGCTCTGTTTCAGTATTCATGGTGAAGATGAATAAAAATTGTAATAATGAATAGCAAAAAACCAACTAGAACGCGCCTTAGTCGGTTTTTTGCCCTGGCAAAACTATTTTATAATAGCATAATCAAAGCCTCCCCGCAACCAATTGAGTCATTTCATTCTTAGTGATAATCCCGTCTTTATTTCTGTCAAATCCATTGTTTTGTTTATACTCAATACTGCCAATACGGAATAGCACATAACTGTCGGGCTTACCTACCGCCGCAGGCCACAAAACAGAAGCATAGAAATCGCCAATCGTGTTAAGCCTGCCTTTGTACGGCATCAAGTATTTTCTGACATAATCTAACTGCTGAACCTCACCCATAACCTGTAAAGCAGATGTGCTAGTACCTAAATTACGCGCCGTTGACGGCATAAATTGAATCAACCCTGTAGCGCCTGAAAAACGATTGACTTCCGAGGCTTTTAATCCACTTTCAAACTGCATGATTGCCATTAGATAGTTAGGGTTAGCGCCTAGTTCATTGGCAATGCTGACTACTTTTTGTAGAAACTCAGGGGATTTTTTGCTTGACCATTTAGGCTCTAGTTTGCCAGAGTTTGCGATCGCACTAATCGGATTTTGCCCATTAGCAACAGCCTCAAAAGCAGTGGTAGCAGCTTCTCTGACAGGTGAGGGGGCAAAACTTAACCCCAGAATAAAAGCACCGCCACAGAGTATTAAACTCAGCGGCGCATTATTGCTATCGGGTTCTGTATTTGCCCAGTCTAAAATCTTACCCATAATCAATAACTCACAAACTTAAGAGGGTCTAACGGGTTCCCATCTTTTCTGATTTCAAAATGCAAGTGCGGGCCCGTGCTGTAGCCCCCGGTGTTGCCAGAAAGTGCGATCGCATCCCCTTGTTTTACCCGTTGCCCAACTGTTACCAATGCTTTTGAATTGTGGCAGTAGCGAGTATCCCAACCGCCGCCATGATTGAGTTGAATCTTGATACCACATTCACCCGTCCAACCCGCCACCATCACCACACCATCAGCGGGTGCAAGTACGGGTGAGCCTATCGGTACAGCAATGTCAACACCAGCGTGTAACCGCCAAAACTTATGCACCGGGTGAAACCTCATTCCCATCTTTGAACTAATAGGAGCGAGTGCAGTTGGGCGGGTAAATAACCCTTGAAAGTTAGGAGAAGGTAAGCCAAGTTGTTGATTAACAATAGAAGAGTTTAATGCAGCGCTTTGAGATGTATTGCTTTGAGTTGAATTTGGGGCTTGTTGCTGTACAGTTGCCACACCTAACGCCACAATCCCCAACACAATCAGCATAAATTCTAAAGCCAAATCAACAGCATTTAACCCAGCCTGGTCAGCTCTATTTGCAATCGCACGGGCTAAAACTTCTTCGCTAAGATAACCTTGTTCGTAATCAGCGACCAGGCGCTCTATTGTCTGGCTGTTTGGATTGCTGCTGTTGCTGCTGTTGCTTTCCATTAGAACCGCCTAATTTGAAGTTGTACTCACCGCTAAAAAAGGGTGTTTGAACATTCCCACCAACTCCTACCAAGGGACTTAAGGAATTGCTAGGTATAGGGCCTTGAGTTGCACTAGGGGATGGGTTTGATGTTGGTAACTGTCTCCCCCTCCCTTGCTGTAAATCCTTCTTAATTTGCGTCTCTATGGTTTTGACAATTGGGTTCTGTTGGAAATTGGGAAACTTTAAACTCAACATATAAAGCCATCCAAAATTAACAGCAGCACACCACAAACCATAGAGCGCTAGTACCGTTACGATTGGGCTAGTAAAGCGCTCCATGTTGTTTACCTGCCACTGGGAATAAATTGGTTTTGCCGACGAGACTTATCGAGATTGTTAAGAAATGAGCGGCCGCTGTCTAGTCCCGCGCTGCCAGCACTTTGAAAAATTTGACCAACTGTGACATCCCAAGTGGCTACGAGTGCTAAGAAAACTAATAAAACAAACAGACAATCCTTAAGCTTCATTGTTCAATTCCTCCAGCTTTTGCGTTAGTTAAAATCTGTTCCCAAGTGGGTTTCAAATATTGCGTGTAACGGGCATCAGAGTTAAGCGTTTGAATGCCCAGTTTTGCAGCCAATGGTTTGAGCGGTGAGCCGATTTCACCCTTCACATAGAGCGTGGCTTGTTCGTTTGCCCACTGTTCAACCTCAGTAGTCCAAGCACCCCGCCACCAATCGGCAAGCGGGTCGCGATGACTGAGTTTGACGTTCTTTAAGTGAGACAAATCTGGGATAACAACTACTTCGGGGCTTGATTCTCCTAGTTGAGCAATTGCTACTCTATGACCTGCTTTTTGTAATGCTTTAACCTGTT from Kamptonema formosum PCC 6407 includes:
- a CDS encoding restriction endonuclease subunit S, whose translation is MQISSKQVEQYKIKKGDVLFVRSSVKREGVGQPCLVNDDFEDTVYSGFIIRFREKSSELCHLYKKYCFSSLEFRKELLSLATSSANTNINQESLSAIILFYPCKKEQEKITGFLTAMDRKIETLSRQIDQTEQFKKGLL
- a CDS encoding restriction endonuclease subunit S domain-containing protein, which encodes MGAVDRRLAQLRRKQELLQTYKRGVMHKIFSLEIRFKGAIGSEFPDWEEKRLDELGEFKNGFNADKSSFGDGVEFVNLMDIFGKSEIKKYLLNECR
- a CDS encoding restriction endonuclease subunit S yields the protein MKMGLLLLIVFLMFLPKQNRASLKFVILFFLRERGKYLLELASPGGAGRNKTLGQQNFAGLEITLPKIAEQEKIASFWGLSIAV
- a CDS encoding type I restriction-modification system subunit M N-terminal domain-containing protein, with the translated sequence MDTRKARTQLWNIADSLRGKMNADEFRDYCLGFIFISTSLSGSIFMPMEC
- a CDS encoding helix-turn-helix domain-containing protein, producing the protein MVFNAYATGVSVELLYDWIKLAGISRGHNSYPKKQKEECLSLYVKGASCGEIEALTGISRATVGDWVKQANLGRKPCKGGRPPKYSPDVKQACLELFAQGKSVSQIEEN
- a CDS encoding recombinase family protein — protein: VKLKLLDQGEVDLSTASGELSADLQALFAAHERRQLRERIKRGHEYRRVKKLLGQERLGDISLRRINMS
- a CDS encoding recombinase family protein → MYLEPNFSPQLPGISKAEIAREAIDYLLKIRKPRKVLAFLYEKYGVERKRDTNLVLSPELLFWSAAQNFADDWLTNPILRGHTSYCKTNISSKGSTKKKPEEWQLHLNTHPTERLITDEEFVELQTLQQFNAKKVATSGKTCYLTGLVICARCGYKCVLKRSAQYQYYGCRQSGTGCQNRSCIRLEKIDQAIISQLFLKATSLESAQEEQEVSFQCPPEVIKLKQQLEGWMNCLKLRRLIYFSKPELNSSSKLKKKAPPKE
- a CDS encoding helix-turn-helix domain-containing protein gives rise to the protein MTPKQIEDATGVSVELLYDWIKLAGISRGHNSYPKKQKEECLSLYVKGASCGEIEALTGISRATVGDWVKQANLGRKPCKGGRPPKYSPDVKQACLELFAQGKSVSQIEEKLNISPLTIRRWRREAERLAQSSPNCPVLDGDDKDL
- a CDS encoding EF-hand domain-containing protein, whose protein sequence is MATEQELQSLFNALDRDQDGKVSSNELFLSPGLNAVILAETGTSPAELLATSRDEEGNITFEALKQAVKKAGNLE
- a CDS encoding nuclease A inhibitor family protein codes for the protein MTDPIAAQLKEASQGLLFLSESDAPFEVVHWKT
- a CDS encoding leucine-rich repeat domain-containing protein; its protein translation is MQALRNLTSLDLRDNQISDLKPLAALTNLTRLNLDSNKISDLKPLAGLTNLTRLDLYDNKISDVKPLAGLTKLTWLLLNENEISDVQPLRGLINLNFLGLRANKISDVKPLAGLTKLTWMELSGNPINNCQSLPGLKQKVSQDYDIIHCR
- a CDS encoding transglycosylase SLT domain-containing protein, giving the protein MGKILDWANTEPDSNNAPLSLILCGGAFILGLSFAPSPVREAATTAFEAVANGQNPISAIANSGKLEPKWSSKKSPEFLQKVVSIANELGANPNYLMAIMQFESGLKASEVNRFSGATGLIQFMPSTARNLGTSTSALQVMGEVQQLDYVRKYLMPYKGRLNTIGDFYASVLWPAAVGKPDSYVLFRIGSIEYKQNNGFDRNKDGIITKNEMTQLVAGRL
- a CDS encoding M23 family metallopeptidase, translated to MESNSSNSSNPNSQTIERLVADYEQGYLSEEVLARAIANRADQAGLNAVDLALEFMLIVLGIVALGVATVQQQAPNSTQSNTSQSAALNSSIVNQQLGLPSPNFQGLFTRPTALAPISSKMGMRFHPVHKFWRLHAGVDIAVPIGSPVLAPADGVVMVAGWTGECGIKIQLNHGGGWDTRYCHNSKALVTVGQRVKQGDAIALSGNTGGYSTGPHLHFEIRKDGNPLDPLKFVSY